In a single window of the Porites lutea chromosome 14, jaPorLute2.1, whole genome shotgun sequence genome:
- the LOC140924924 gene encoding uncharacterized protein, with protein MISKKTVQSNMEWTEEHDNCLCQEILVLEPFKYKKGSISRGQIWEKIANNLNGLELPRFKVSKRAVRERYTLLSEKFKAKMKDEEKASGIECDLSDVEKALEEIAEKEVAAEDTVENDKKKLDNAKAVEMRNRALESLGKTQKRQRNEDEENAKPKQKSRRSGGDTIAYLREKNVLVQK; from the exons ATGATCTCAAAGAAAACAGTGCA ATCAAACATGGAGTGGACGGAGGAACATGACAACTGCTTGTGCCAAGAAATTTTAGTACTTGAACCCTTTAAGTACAAGAAAGGAAGCATTTCTAGAGGTCAGATCTGGGAAAAAATTGCAAACAATCTGAACGGCCTTGAGCTCCCCCGATTCAAAGTCAGTAAGCGTGCTGTTAGAGAGAGATACACGCTGCTGAGCGAGAAATTTAAAGCAAAGATGAAAGACGAAGAGAAGGCCAGCGGAATCGAATGTGATTTGAGTGATGTGGAAAAGGCTCTGGAAGAAATAGCCGAAAAAGAAGTTGCAGCTGAAGACACCGTGGAAAACGACAAGAAGAAACTTGACAACGCAAAAGCAGTGGAAATGAGAAACAGAGCTCTAGAGAGCTTGGGCAAAACACAGAAGAGGCAGCGGAATGAGGATGAGGAGAATGCGAAACCAAAGCAAAAAAGTCGTAGAAGTGGAGGTGACACAATTGCATATTTGCGCGAAAAAAATGTGCTTGTTCAAAAGTAG
- the LOC140924672 gene encoding uncharacterized protein: MISREIFSFKKGSPDRGKTWESIQEFLNQMENPKFHIKEKRGVRDRWNILQGKFLKRMREEEAASGIECEELSEKDTLIEELSERERSFQVKEKNTAKDKEAAESVRRKAMERMKDSKRKTSQDSDLDPGLAAGGKKSRKTATEVVDFLKEKAKCEQTQRQQEMELRRKELEENAKQQRGVLELMQRQSEAQQQINQALLVLIQKAFGTV; encoded by the coding sequence ATGATTAGTCGAGAGatattttcatttaagaaaGGAAGTCCTGACAGAGGAAAGACGTGGGAAAGCATACAGGAATTCTTGAATCAAATGGAGAATCCCAAATTCCACATTAAGGAAAAACGAGGAGTCCGGGACAGGTGGAATATACTGCAGGGAAAGTTCTTGAAGAGAATGAGGGAAGAAGAAGCAGCAAGTGGCATCGAGTGTGAAGAGTTGTCCGAAAAGGATACCCTAATCGAGGAGTTATCTGAGCGGGAACGAAGCTTTCaggtgaaagagaaaaacacagcaaaggataAAGAAGCAGCCGAATCTGTTAGGAGGAAGGCAATGGAAAGGATGAAAGACTCGAAGAGGAAGACGAGTCAGGATTCAGATTTGGATCCAGGTTTAGCAGCTGGAGGGAAAAAATCACGAAAAACTGCTACAGAGGTCGTAGATTTCTTGAAGGAAAAGGCGAAGTGCGAGCAAACTCAAAGACAACAAGAAATGGAATTGAGAAGGAAGGAGCTGGAAGAGAATGCTAAACAACAACGAGGAGTTCTAGAGCTAATGCAGAGGCAGAGTGAGGCTCAGCAGCAGATCAACCAGGCTTTGCTGGTTCTTATCCAGAAAGCATTTGGaactgtttaa
- the LOC140924658 gene encoding uncharacterized protein — MASFRDIRNLLVESFDDGDISEDEFLLLYDANTSKNPDFPYDCYGSFDLNEMDDSECLAEFRFHKNDVSVLLEALQLPQSFTCHQGTICDGIEALCITLRRFAYPCRYSDLIPRFGRPVPELSMISNLVMDTIYQEHNHRVTQWNNTLLSPPLLESYARAIASKGSPLPNCVGFIDGTVRPICRPEQNQRIVYNGHKRVHGIKYQSVVLPNGMIANMYGPVEGRRHDSGMLADSGLLRDLEQHAFSTTREPMALYGDPAYPLRVHLQVPYRGAGITPQMEVYNKAMSAVRMSVEWIFGDIVNYFKFLDFKKNLKISLSAVGKMYVVCAILRNALTCMYTNSTSEYFALDPPTIEDYFS, encoded by the exons ATGGCATCCTTTAGAGATATACGTAACCTTCTTGTCGAAAGTTTTGATGACGGTGATATTTCCGAGGACGAATTTCTCCTCCTTTACGATGCAAACACCTCGAAAAACCCAGATTTCCCTTATGACTGCTATGGATCGTTCGACTTAAATGAGATGGACGACAGCGAGTGTTTGGCTGAGTTTCGTTTTCATAAGAATGATGTTTCCGTCCTTTTAGAAGCCTTGCAGCTCCCTCAGTCTTTCACGTGCCACCAAGGAACCATTTGTGACGGAATAGAAGCGCTTTGCATAACACTGAGACGATTTGCTTACCCATGCAGATACAGCGATTTAATTCCACGATTTGGTCGCCCAGTTCCAGAGCTGAGTATGATATCCAACCTCGTGATGGATACAATTTATCAAGAGCACAATCACAGAGTAACTCAGTGGAATAATACGCTTCTAAGCCCTCCACTTCTTGAAAGCTATGCCCGTGCGATTGCCTCAAAGGGAAGTCCATTACCTAATTGCGTTGGTTTTATAGACGGAACAGTAAGGCCAATTTGTCGACCCGAACAAAACCAGAGGATCGTTTATAATGGACATAAGCGAGTACATGGTATCAAGTACCAGTCTGTTGTCTTACCTAATGGTATGATAGCCAACATGTACGGCCCAGTAG AGGGTAGACGGCACGATTCAGGTATGTTGGCTGATTCTGGTCTACTTCGCGATCTGGAGCAGCATGCCTTCTCCACAACAAGAGAACCAATGGCCCTATATGGTGACCCCGCCTATCCCCTACGTGTCCACCTCCAAGTCCCATACAGAGGTGCCGGAATAACACCACAAATGGAGGTGTACAACAAAGCCATGAGCGCCGTTCGTATGTCTGTAGAGTGGATTTTCGGGGATatcgttaattattttaaatttctcgattttaagaaaaatttaaaaatctccCTTAGTGCAGTCGGAAAAATGTACGTTGTGTGTGCCATTCTACGTAATGCCTTAACCTGTATGTACACCAACTCTACATCAGAGTACTTTGCCCTGGACCCTCCAACCATTGaagattatttttcttga
- the LOC140924659 gene encoding uncharacterized protein: MSSFKEVRELLLVAYDSEIINDEEFLVLFENYRSRNPQFPYNSYPRFELENMQDDECLTEFRVKKEDVPRLADVLQIPETVRCEQRSVCGRIEGLCMLLRRLAYPCRYSDMIHRFARPVPEICMITNTVMDFIFDHHAHRLTQWNPSIMNAQALQSYADAVSARGAPLQNCFGFVDGTVRPIARPGEHQRLVYNGHKRVHSLKFQSLALPNGLIANMYGPIEGKRHDACMLVESKLLRDLERNAFSPTGEPMCIYGDPAYPHRVNLQCPFRQRVLTPDMEAFNKAMSQVRVSVEWLFGDIVNYFKFLDFKKNLKIGMSSIGKLYLVSALLQNAITCLYGNNISEFFDLQPPSLQYYFQ; the protein is encoded by the exons ATGTCCTCTTTTAAAGAAGTGAGAGAGCTTCTTCTTGTAGCGTATGACAGCGAAATAATCAATGACGAAGAATTCCTTGTTCTCTTTGAAAATTATCGCTCAAGAAATCCGCAGTTTCCTTACAATTCCTACCCAagatttgaacttgaaaacatgCAAGACGACGAGTGCTTGACTGAGTTTCGCGTTAAAAAAGAGGATGTCCCAAGATTGGCAGACGTACTACAGATACCTGAAACTGTGAGATGTGAACAGCGTTCCGTGTGTGGCAGAATTGAAGGTCTCTGTATGCTGTTACGACGATTGGCATACCCATGTAGATACTCCGATATGATTCATCGTTTTGCCAGACCGGTCCCAGAGATCTGCATGATCACCAACACCGTAATGGATTTTATATTTGATCATCATGCTCATAGACTGACTCAGTGGAATCCCAGTATTATGAATGCCCAAGCTCTTCAAAGTTATGCAGATGCAGTGTCTGCACGAGGTGCACcacttcaaaactgttttggttttgtagACGGAACTGTCCGACCGATTGCAAGACCTGGGGAGCACCAAAGACTGGTGTACAACGGTCACAAAAGGGTGCATTCGCTAAAATTTCAGTCGCTGGCATTACCGAATGGTCTTATTGCAAATATGTACGGACCCATAG AGGGTAAACGACATGATGCTTGCATGTTGGTTGAGTCCAAACTTCTGCGTGATTTAGAGAGAAATGCCTTCTCTCCCACTGGGGAGCCTATGTGTATTTACGGAGACCCTGCGTATCCTCATCGAGTGAATTTGCAGTGCCCATTTCGACAACGAGTATTAACACCAGACATGGAAGCCTTCAATAAAGCTATGAGCCAAGTCAGAGTCTCAGTGGAATGGCTTTTTGGAGACAtagtgaattattttaaatttctagattttaaaaagaacctgaaaattgGGATGAGCAGTATTGGTAAATTATATCTGGTTTCTGCTTTGCTTCAGAATGCTATCACTTGCTTGTATGGAAATAACATATCAGAATTCTTTGACCTACAGCCACCATCACTACAGTACTATTTTCAGTGA